The region CAGTTCGTCTACTCGAAACTTTTACCGGCATCTTCTCTTGGAGAGAAAATCGCCCGTCAAGGCCTGTCTCCTCTAGATTTCCCGACTTGGATTAAGTTCTGTATGGAAACAAATGATATTTGAACCCGCAGAGAGGAgcggagagagaggaggtgggtgTCGGGTACaagcctgtgtgtttctgttcttgttCTTTTATGCACGGATCTCGGATACAAGCCTGTTTGCTTCTGACATAAGTGGGAAAACatccctttttttctgctgccgCTGCGTGATCTAAATCTCATTCAAGTTCCATTAAGATCTTAAAGGTTCAATCCGGGGAAAAATAGCAAGTTCTTGAGGCAACTTTGCAGTGGATTAAAGGACACAGGCACAGAAAAGGACACTAGTAATATTAGTAATCTTAAAATTATGGCGTTGAGAGCCAGAGTGTTGTACGACTTCCACTCTGAAAACCCAGGGGAGATCTCCATAACAGAGAATGAGCTGGTGACTCTGTTCAgcgaggaggagctggagggctGGCTGGAGGGGGAGAACAGCAGGGGGGAGGCTGGCCTCTTCCCTGCCTCCTATGTGGAAATCATCAGGGACAAAATCACCTCCAACACTAACAACAACGGCTTCTCCTCACCCAAAACCAAAGCCTTGCCACCGACCCAGACTTCCTTCACATCCTCTGATTCCCCGTCTCAGAGAGGACTTGGGGCCGGtagtggtggtagtggtggagGCAGCTTCCACACCAGTCAGGGCAGCGATGACGACTGGGACGACGACTGGGATGACAGCTCTCCTGCTACCGATGCGCCTCAGGGTCTTGGTAGCTCGCCCCCTTTGTACCCGGTGACCACCTCCTTGCCTGCACGACGTGGGAACTCccaacagcatcagcagcaggcCAAGAGCTCGGCCACGGTGGGGAGGAACCTCAACAGGTTCTCCACCTTTGTCAAGTCCGGAGGGGAGGCCTTCCTGCTCGGGGAGGCCTCTGCTTTTGTGAAGGATGGGGACAGGATATGTGTGGTGATGGGGAAGCATGGGCCAGAGTGGCAAGAGGATCCATACCCATTTACATGTACCATTGATGACCCCACCAAGCAGACCAAGTTCAAAGGCATGAAGAGCTACATGTCCTATGGGCTGACTCCGACGCACACCAATGTACAAGTCAACCGCAGGTACCAGCACTCGTCCTTCTCCttgtccttcttctcctcctcctcttccctctctagGGGCTTATTTCCTCACCGGATCCTCCAGCCCCCATacactttaaataaatgtttctgtggTTCTTCCTGTGGCCACAATTATTCCCACAGAATAGCAAAAACAGAGTTGACCGTGGCCTTTTGCCTGCTGCAGTCCTCAGAAATCcccccctttttcctctctaaGATTCACTCTGCACCTTTCACATTGTTTCCCTGTCAGTGAATCTGTCATTTCAAACCAACAGTTGCTCACTTAAATTTCAGTTTCCACTTGACCCCACTGAGAAGAAGTTCTGCGTTtgcttttcctccttctttttcaTGCTTTCTCGCTTCATTTTCCTGCAAATTTACCTCACCTCCTAATCTCCCTAATTCCCACTTACCCAACCCTCTCATCCTCCCACTTGtcccctcttcctccatccctgCAGGTATAAACACTTCGACTGGCTGTACGCCCGGCTTGTGGAGCGTTTCCCGGTCATCTCGGTTCCCCATCTGCCAGAGAAGCAGGCCACTGGACGTTTCGAGGAAGACTTCATCTCCAAGAGGAGGAAGGGTCTGATCTGGTGGATGAACCACATGACCAGCCACCCTGTGTTGGCGCGTTGTGACGTTTTCCAGCATTTCCTAACATGCGGGGCAGATGAGAAGGCCTGGAAACAGGGcaagaggaaggcagagagggaTGAGCTGGTCGGGGCCAATTTCTTCCTCACGATCAGGTAGGACTGTGGGTTATGTGCTCCAGAGTTTGTGggttttgtgttgtgtctgtttttattacaaACTTATAAAAAGCATTGAGTGAACACTGGAAAGCCTTTGACCTGTGATCTTGTATTGTTTTTGACTTGCTTATGTTTAAATAAGCTCAATTTAGCAGATgtgtacagctgtgttttttctaCATGGCTCCCACAGCCTATAATGCAACAAGTAAACTGATAGATACCCCATTAACAGCAGAAAATAGACCAGAATACACTGCTGCTACAACAGCTGTACAACAGATAAGACAGCTGCTAAAACTGTCTTATCACTCTTACGGCTCTATTATCATCACACAATATTGCAGACGTTGCAAATGCAAATATACAGTGGATGGACCAAGCAATAAGAACACTAAATAATACGTGCctttttaattgaaaatgtcAACTCTTGTTACGTGTTGAGtgttatatttttgttgttagtGTGTCAAAGAGGTAAAAATCTAAATTGTGGTGTTGGATTACAACATAGTTTTGCAACGGGTGTATTTGCCCTCTAGCAAGGCCCTGTTTTCCTTGTTTCAGTGTAGCATAACTAAAGGTTTTCATCATTGGgagtggctgaaaatgaaagagagataACCAGGGCAGAGGAATAATCTGCTCACACGtttgtgtaataaaaaaaataaaaatgcatgaattaaaaataaaatcataatggactttcaaaataaagccaCAAGGCCTAAaatgactgtgtttttcttacatCCCTCCTTCAGCACGCCTGCTGTCCCTCTGGACCTCCAGGAAGTCGAGAGCAAAATCGAAGGTTTCAAAACCTTCACCAAGAAGATGGACGAGAACATCGTCGTCGTGAACACCTCCATCAACGAGTTTGCCCGCAAACAGATGTCAGGATTCAAGAAGGAATACCAGAAAGTGGGACAGTCTTTCAAACTCCTGGCTCAGGCATTCGAGCTGGACCAGCAGGCCTACTCAGTGGGCCTGAACAAGGCCATTTCCTACACTGGTGAGGCCTACGAGGCAATAGGAGAGTATTTTGCTGAGCAGCCACGCCAGGACCTGGATCCCATTTCTGACCTGCTGGACCTCTACAGAGGACACCTGGCCAATTTTCCTGACATCATCCATGTACAGAAAGGTGGGAAAGAGTGTGGTTATATTCATGTGGGATCCAAATTCAGAACAGTGTTCACCATATAGAATACATGTAAAGTAGGTTGCCTGAGTGACAGTGATTATATTTACATGTTAAAACCTAGGGGGAAAAATTTTTGCAGTGTTGTGTGCATGCAATGACAGAAGTATGCGAAAGCAGTTGCACACTGACAAAAACCCTTCAACATGCTTGCAAGAAAGTAATAAGGTGCAGGACCTAgcattttcttcacttttcttCACAGGAGAAGTATGCTAGGGAGGTTAGCTTCAAGTGGAGCTGGCAGGGACAGAGTGATCAGGACTCTTGCTCAGAGATGCCACTGCAGAGTGAAAGGCTGCAGACATGAAGGGTTTGAATCCAGACCTCTCTCTCTCGGTTCCCATGCAGCAGACAGTAATCTTCTCTGAAACAAGagacacagatttatttatttaaacttgcattaaaaaaataattaatggcGCTTCTAGCAGCCTCCCTGTCTATTAATCATGTCAATATAAAggcagacaaaacacaaaagacccAGATTCTGACTGTTTCCTAACCAAGGGCAACATCTGTTTTCGTTTACTGAATTGCTGTGTCAATCTGGGTCGAAAACTGAAACCCATGGCCAGTCCATTGTAACACTCTGGGTACTGTGAGAGCCTGTACTCGctcatttgaaaacacaaagaaacacacactcacacagacgtGTACAAAGGACTTGCAGTGGAGTTAGCTTGTTAGTTCCCTGCAGGTTGGGAGGAGGGAGTTGCTCCTGGCACACATCGTCCTGACGTTTGCCAAACTTAGAGGCACTGTTTCTATAGTCCGCTGAGGGCTGTTCTCTAGATACAATCACAGCTCCGGACTATGGAAACACAGCCTGAATCCCAATGGgctctgtgactgacaggaCTTCACCTACTTTCTGATTGACAAATAACACATTGTTCTGTTTCCCCCAAAGAGCACAAACTTCTGGCAACACAAACATCTCCCTCACTTCTGTCACACTGAAAGACACTGTTCCTAgtatttaaatttcaaataataAGCCTagttttaaactgatttttaaacTCATGTAAAACGTGAAATtaatatcagtgtgtgtctctgaggaaCATGATGTCATTGGAAATTTGTGCTGATTTGTATTATTACTGTAATTAAGTGAAACATAATGAAAACTTTATCCAAACCGTTACAAAAGTGACTTATCACAActtaaactaaaaataattttacctTATCTTAACTGAACCCAAACCTAATCAAACAGACCTCAGGGGAATTAGTAACCATTTTACAAGACACGATAGCATCATTTCTGCTTCATAGGATCTCACACAAAGCACTGTCATCATTTTTGGGtaaagtgtggttttcatttcagGAAACCTTAGCTTCCACTGCATTATGAGAAAGCAAATGTAGTTCCTggtaatattttcttttttatttcaaaaatagattttttttatcccaactaaaataaatggaaaatgtttgaaT is a window of Toxotes jaculatrix isolate fToxJac2 chromosome 16, fToxJac2.pri, whole genome shotgun sequence DNA encoding:
- the LOC121195849 gene encoding sorting nexin-18-like, producing the protein MALRARVLYDFHSENPGEISITENELVTLFSEEELEGWLEGENSRGEAGLFPASYVEIIRDKITSNTNNNGFSSPKTKALPPTQTSFTSSDSPSQRGLGAGSGGSGGGSFHTSQGSDDDWDDDWDDSSPATDAPQGLGSSPPLYPVTTSLPARRGNSQQHQQQAKSSATVGRNLNRFSTFVKSGGEAFLLGEASAFVKDGDRICVVMGKHGPEWQEDPYPFTCTIDDPTKQTKFKGMKSYMSYGLTPTHTNVQVNRRYKHFDWLYARLVERFPVISVPHLPEKQATGRFEEDFISKRRKGLIWWMNHMTSHPVLARCDVFQHFLTCGADEKAWKQGKRKAERDELVGANFFLTISTPAVPLDLQEVESKIEGFKTFTKKMDENIVVVNTSINEFARKQMSGFKKEYQKVGQSFKLLAQAFELDQQAYSVGLNKAISYTGEAYEAIGEYFAEQPRQDLDPISDLLDLYRGHLANFPDIIHVQKGALTKVKDCPKQEGELHDRCNIISCATLAEIQHFHRTRVRDFRSQMQHHLRQQISFFQKITAKLEDALQRYDDEQ